In Streptomyces sp. NBC_00448, the following are encoded in one genomic region:
- a CDS encoding DUF1990 domain-containing protein, producing MWEVDYSPVGMTAPDGPAVPAGFHGLTVRTRLGVGTYDAAARALFGWEMHRGTPLLDVPAGTPDAAPGVRVTVRMGPLHAPCQVVWTLNEADRTGFAYGTLPGHPECGEESFVLRRHPDGSVDFTVHAYSRPAAWYLRAAGPLGRLGQRVAADQYGRALRRASRTDQPA from the coding sequence GTGTGGGAGGTCGACTACTCGCCCGTGGGGATGACGGCGCCGGACGGGCCCGCGGTGCCCGCGGGGTTTCACGGGCTGACCGTGCGGACCCGGCTGGGGGTCGGGACGTACGACGCGGCGGCCCGCGCGCTGTTCGGGTGGGAGATGCACCGGGGCACCCCGTTGCTGGACGTGCCCGCGGGCACCCCGGACGCCGCGCCCGGGGTACGGGTGACGGTGCGGATGGGCCCGCTGCACGCACCGTGCCAGGTGGTGTGGACACTGAACGAGGCCGACCGCACGGGCTTCGCGTACGGGACGCTGCCCGGGCACCCGGAGTGCGGTGAGGAGTCCTTCGTCCTGCGCCGGCACCCGGACGGCTCGGTCGACTTCACGGTGCACGCCTACAGCCGTCCCGCCGCCTGGTACCTGCGCGCCGCCGGCCCACTCGGCCGCCTCGGGCAACGTGTGGCAGCCGACCAGTACGGCAGGGCGCTGCGCCGGGCGAGCCGTACGGACCAGCCCGCGTAG
- a CDS encoding ATP-binding cassette domain-containing protein, whose translation MGEMGVAVRALRKRYGATAALDGMEFSVEPGRVTGFVGPNGAGKSTTMRVVLGLDTADEGTALIGGRPYRALRRPMTHVGALLDAAALQPGRRARDHLMWLARSQGIGARRVDEVIRQVGLTAVAGRRAGGFSLGMRQRLGIAAALLGDPGVLMMDEPFNGMDPEGIVWLRGLLHTLADQGRAVLISTHLMSELQDTASHVVVVGRGRVVADTSVADLLAAASAGGHVTLRTPRPDRAAEVLTAAGGSAVPAGTGALHVSGLPAEEVVAHLTRGAVPFAEVTAHRATLEEAYMRLTRDEVEFSGTHPGGGQDRGGARDARGGRDVRGGQDVRGGQDVRGAGEGEQA comes from the coding sequence ATGGGCGAGATGGGAGTGGCCGTCAGGGCCCTGCGCAAGCGATACGGGGCGACCGCGGCCCTGGACGGAATGGAGTTCAGCGTCGAACCGGGCCGGGTCACAGGCTTCGTCGGGCCGAACGGCGCCGGCAAGTCGACCACGATGCGGGTGGTGCTCGGCCTGGACACCGCCGACGAGGGCACCGCCCTGATCGGCGGCCGGCCGTACCGCGCGCTGCGCCGGCCGATGACGCACGTCGGCGCGCTGCTGGACGCCGCCGCGCTCCAGCCGGGCCGCCGGGCCCGCGACCACCTGATGTGGCTGGCCCGCTCGCAGGGCATCGGCGCGCGCCGGGTGGACGAGGTGATCCGGCAGGTCGGCCTCACCGCGGTCGCGGGCCGCCGCGCGGGCGGCTTCTCGCTCGGCATGCGGCAGCGGCTGGGCATCGCGGCGGCGCTGCTCGGCGACCCCGGGGTGCTGATGATGGACGAGCCGTTCAACGGCATGGACCCCGAGGGCATCGTGTGGCTGCGCGGCCTGCTGCACACGCTGGCCGATCAGGGCCGGGCGGTGCTGATCTCGACCCACCTGATGAGCGAACTCCAGGACACCGCGAGCCATGTGGTGGTGGTCGGCCGCGGCCGGGTCGTCGCGGACACGTCGGTGGCCGACCTCCTCGCCGCCGCCTCGGCCGGCGGTCACGTCACGTTGCGCACGCCGCGGCCGGACCGGGCCGCCGAGGTCCTCACCGCGGCGGGCGGCAGCGCCGTCCCGGCCGGTACGGGCGCGCTGCACGTCTCCGGGCTGCCGGCGGAGGAGGTCGTCGCCCATCTCACCCGCGGCGCCGTCCCGTTCGCCGAAGTCACCGCGCACCGGGCCACGTTGGAGGAAGCGTACATGCGGTTGACCAGGGACGAGGTCGAGTTCAGCGGAACGCACCCGGGCGGCGGCCAGGACCGGGGCGGCGCACGGGATGCACGCGGTGGCCGGGACGTGCGCGGCGGTCAGGACGTGCGCGGCGGTCAGGACGTGCGCGGCGCGGGCGAGGGGGAGCAGGCGTGA
- a CDS encoding ABC transporter permease — translation MSSGGNGFFDLPSDLQHSYAGLIGVHLQESLIPVGIGLAVSLPLAQACVRFRWLYPPVLWVTTILYAIPSIAFFVFLIDYTGDSATTVIIPLTIYSLVILLPSIVDGVRSVPPETLAAAEAMGFNSFQRYFQVQLPMAVPAIFAGLRVATVSSISLVSVGTIIGNQGGLGNLLGDALAYHRSNLAVTSVVSIAILGVVIDMLLIGVRTLLTPWMPRGRKAARRASLASAVEPAKSGEGGDHADGPAELEGAAR, via the coding sequence ATGAGCAGCGGCGGCAACGGATTCTTCGATCTTCCCAGCGACCTCCAGCACTCCTACGCCGGACTGATCGGCGTGCACCTTCAGGAGTCCCTGATCCCGGTCGGTATCGGCCTCGCGGTGTCGCTGCCGCTGGCTCAGGCGTGCGTGCGGTTCCGGTGGCTGTATCCGCCGGTGCTGTGGGTCACCACGATCCTCTACGCCATCCCGTCGATCGCGTTCTTCGTCTTCCTGATCGACTACACCGGCGACAGTGCGACCACCGTGATCATCCCGCTGACCATCTACAGCCTGGTGATCCTGCTGCCGTCGATCGTCGACGGCGTCAGATCGGTGCCTCCTGAGACGCTGGCGGCCGCCGAGGCGATGGGCTTCAATTCCTTCCAGCGCTACTTCCAGGTGCAACTGCCCATGGCGGTGCCCGCGATCTTCGCCGGGCTGCGGGTGGCCACGGTCTCCAGCATCAGCCTGGTCAGCGTCGGGACGATCATCGGCAACCAGGGCGGCCTCGGCAACCTGCTCGGTGACGCGCTGGCCTACCACCGGTCCAACCTCGCGGTGACGTCGGTGGTGTCCATCGCGATCCTCGGCGTCGTGATCGACATGCTGCTGATCGGTGTGCGAACGCTGCTCACCCCCTGGATGCCGCGTGGCCGCAAGGCCGCGCGCCGGGCGAGCCTCGCCTCCGCCGTCGAACCCGCCAAATCCGGTGAGGGCGGCGACCACGCGGACGGTCCGGCCGAGCTGGAAGGCGCGGCCAGGTGA
- a CDS encoding sensor histidine kinase: protein MSAAPTAAPGGRPRRVTRLLPRPRTLRMRLAVLYGALFLASGVLLLAIPNLFVGSSSAVKAPGPDVPPFPDGSRPVLPILGGGRASLAETQRGRDMDRYVTGSVIALVALVALSVGLGWLLSGWLLRPLRTITATAGEMSAASLGRRLAIRSSGDEFTQLGRTLDDLFARLEASFTAQRHFVANASHELRTPLAAERTLLQVALADPDADAATLRAACEQALLLGAQQARLMEALFTLATGERGVRRREDFDLAEVAAGVLARRGDEAAGLRIRVEAALDEAPVSGDRGLVEILLDNLVDNALRHNHPGGDLRVRTAVSPGHRAHLEVANSGPVVPEADLDRLFEPFQRLGTPRTRARTDDAHHGHGLGLAIVRAATTAHAAALTATPHPAGGLTVRVDFPPGDANGPGGSGDAGNVGGPAGKDAPTGSP from the coding sequence GTGAGCGCCGCGCCGACGGCCGCGCCGGGCGGCCGGCCACGGCGGGTGACCCGGCTGCTGCCGCGGCCCCGCACCCTCCGGATGCGGCTCGCCGTGCTCTACGGCGCCCTCTTCCTCGCCTCCGGGGTGCTGCTGCTCGCCATTCCGAACCTGTTCGTGGGATCGTCCTCGGCCGTCAAGGCGCCGGGCCCGGACGTGCCGCCGTTTCCGGACGGCTCCAGGCCCGTGCTCCCGATCCTGGGCGGCGGCCGGGCCTCGCTCGCCGAGACGCAGCGCGGGCGGGACATGGACCGGTACGTCACCGGGTCGGTGATCGCGCTGGTGGCGCTGGTGGCCCTGTCGGTGGGGCTGGGCTGGCTGCTGTCGGGGTGGCTGCTGCGGCCGCTGCGCACGATCACCGCGACCGCCGGGGAGATGTCGGCGGCCAGCCTCGGGCGGCGGCTCGCCATCCGCAGCTCGGGGGACGAGTTCACGCAGCTCGGCCGGACCCTGGACGACCTCTTCGCCCGGCTGGAGGCGTCCTTCACCGCGCAGCGGCACTTCGTCGCGAACGCCTCGCACGAGTTGCGCACGCCGCTCGCCGCCGAACGCACCCTGCTCCAGGTCGCGTTGGCCGATCCGGACGCCGACGCGGCGACGCTGCGGGCCGCGTGCGAGCAGGCCCTGCTGCTCGGCGCGCAGCAGGCCCGCCTGATGGAGGCGCTGTTCACGCTGGCCACCGGGGAGCGCGGGGTGCGGCGGCGGGAGGACTTCGACCTCGCCGAGGTCGCGGCGGGGGTGCTGGCCCGCCGGGGCGACGAGGCGGCCGGCCTGCGCATCCGGGTCGAGGCCGCCCTCGATGAGGCCCCGGTCTCCGGTGACCGCGGCCTCGTCGAGATCCTGCTGGACAACCTCGTGGACAACGCGCTGCGCCACAACCACCCCGGCGGCGACCTCCGGGTCCGCACCGCCGTCTCCCCCGGCCACCGCGCCCACCTCGAAGTCGCCAACTCGGGCCCGGTGGTCCCCGAGGCCGACCTCGATCGCCTCTTCGAGCCCTTCCAGCGGCTGGGCACGCCCCGCACCCGCGCCCGGACCGACGACGCCCACCACGGCCACGGCCTGGGCCTGGCCATCGTCCGCGCCGCCACCACCGCGCACGCCGCCGCCCTCACGGCCACGCCGCACCCCGCCGGCGGCCTCACCGTGCGCGTCGACTTCCCACCCGGGGACGCGAACGGCCCGGGTGGCTCGGGTGACGCGGGCAACGTGGGCGGCCCGGCCGGCAAGGACGCGCCGACGGGATCACCCTGA
- a CDS encoding serine/threonine-protein kinase, with protein MRVVADRYELVAFVGRGGMGEVWEGRDRVIGRRVAVKLLPDHQHGLAADLFFREARTAGGLNHRGVVTVHDLGRDPSDGALYLVMEYVSGRNLAVVLHEEGPPAPAVSVEWAAQTAAALAAAHEAGVVHRDLKPANLMLTGEGEVKVLDFGIARFMAATDKSSQVMGTLAYMAPERFAEHPGDARSDLYAFGCVLHELLTGEPPFKVSDPVSLMTAHLTRAPGTPGSVRTGVPAALDALVLRLLAKQPEDRPQSAAAVHDELRALNLAPVRVPTPTAPDVPMAPAVPPSRTPAPAHQLPTQTGTPFAPPASPPGAGGAPAPEAPRTFGRRGVLWMGLGGAAVVAGGIGIALKTGGHTPPKPKKKVDPWEYAIEGPNHDDRPPRFTVADGALYVSTEETVVALDARTGRKRWKGPADFSREYRFSDPLTAADGAVYTAGQVGSTYGLGALDATGRKKWFCTFGDSDQAPVVAGGIVYFTAYGHAYAVHADSGRKLWDHPLGDKDSGALTVAAGTVYVSGGKALHALDATGGAKKWVFPLSSGARLDQPPVVSGGVVYVLDDSTTLYALHAAEGTRKWSLKYNGESIRAAGDTIYLTGGDDLGNGLVHALDSSTGKRKWGHMVKTSQEYPTQIALAGDLVFVASTEDKDGTVYAIDTGDGSQRWSTGLLEKVGSDMAAAYGFVYTSVNGRVMALDAATGELPA; from the coding sequence GTGCGAGTCGTAGCGGACCGGTATGAACTGGTGGCGTTCGTGGGGCGGGGCGGAATGGGGGAGGTGTGGGAGGGCCGGGACCGGGTGATCGGGCGCCGGGTGGCGGTGAAGCTGCTACCGGACCACCAGCACGGCCTTGCCGCGGACCTGTTCTTCCGGGAGGCGCGCACGGCCGGCGGGCTGAACCACCGCGGGGTCGTCACCGTTCACGACCTGGGCCGCGACCCGAGCGACGGCGCTCTCTACCTCGTGATGGAGTACGTGAGCGGGCGGAACCTCGCGGTCGTGCTGCACGAGGAGGGCCCGCCCGCGCCCGCGGTGAGCGTCGAATGGGCCGCCCAGACCGCGGCCGCGCTGGCCGCCGCGCATGAGGCGGGCGTGGTGCACCGGGACCTGAAGCCCGCGAACCTCATGCTGACCGGTGAGGGCGAGGTGAAGGTCCTCGACTTCGGCATCGCCCGTTTCATGGCCGCCACCGACAAGTCCAGCCAGGTCATGGGCACGCTGGCGTACATGGCGCCGGAGCGGTTCGCGGAGCACCCCGGGGACGCGCGCAGCGACCTGTACGCGTTCGGCTGCGTGCTGCACGAACTGCTCACCGGGGAACCGCCGTTCAAGGTGAGCGACCCGGTGTCGCTGATGACCGCGCACCTCACCAGGGCGCCCGGGACGCCGGGTTCGGTGCGGACCGGGGTGCCCGCGGCGCTCGACGCGCTGGTGCTGCGGCTGCTGGCGAAGCAGCCGGAGGACCGTCCGCAGTCGGCGGCCGCCGTCCATGACGAGTTGCGGGCGCTGAACCTGGCGCCGGTGCGGGTGCCGACGCCGACCGCTCCCGACGTACCCATGGCCCCCGCCGTTCCCCCGTCTCGTACGCCCGCCCCCGCGCACCAGCTGCCGACCCAGACGGGTACACCGTTCGCACCGCCCGCCTCCCCGCCGGGGGCCGGCGGGGCTCCGGCACCCGAGGCGCCCAGGACTTTCGGGCGGCGCGGCGTCCTGTGGATGGGCCTGGGCGGGGCCGCTGTGGTGGCCGGCGGCATCGGGATCGCCCTGAAGACCGGCGGCCACACCCCGCCGAAGCCCAAGAAGAAGGTGGACCCGTGGGAGTACGCCATCGAGGGTCCGAACCATGACGACAGGCCGCCGCGGTTCACCGTGGCCGACGGTGCCCTGTACGTCTCCACCGAGGAGACCGTCGTCGCCCTGGACGCGCGCACCGGGCGCAAGCGCTGGAAAGGCCCCGCCGACTTCTCCCGGGAGTACAGGTTCAGCGACCCCCTGACGGCCGCCGACGGGGCGGTGTACACGGCCGGGCAGGTCGGCAGCACGTACGGCCTGGGCGCATTGGACGCGACGGGCAGGAAGAAGTGGTTCTGCACCTTCGGCGACTCCGACCAGGCGCCGGTCGTGGCCGGCGGAATCGTCTACTTCACGGCGTACGGCCATGCGTACGCCGTGCACGCGGACAGCGGGCGGAAGCTGTGGGACCACCCGCTGGGGGACAAGGACTCCGGCGCTCTGACGGTGGCCGCCGGCACCGTGTATGTCAGCGGCGGCAAGGCCCTGCACGCGCTGGACGCAACCGGCGGCGCCAAGAAGTGGGTCTTCCCGCTCAGCTCCGGAGCACGCCTCGACCAGCCACCCGTCGTGTCCGGCGGAGTCGTGTACGTCCTCGACGACTCCACGACCCTCTACGCGCTCCACGCCGCCGAGGGCACCAGGAAGTGGTCGCTCAAGTACAACGGGGAGAGCATCCGCGCGGCGGGCGACACGATCTACCTCACCGGCGGCGACGATCTGGGAAACGGACTGGTCCACGCGCTCGACTCGTCGACGGGGAAGAGGAAGTGGGGCCACATGGTGAAGACCAGTCAGGAGTACCCCACGCAGATCGCACTGGCGGGTGACCTGGTCTTCGTCGCCAGCACCGAGGACAAGGACGGCACCGTCTACGCCATCGACACCGGTGACGGCTCGCAGCGCTGGTCCACCGGACTACTGGAAAAGGTGGGCAGCGATATGGCGGCTGCCTACGGCTTCGTGTACACCTCCGTCAACGGCCGTGTGATGGCGCTCGACGCGGCTACGGGTGAGCTCCCCGCCTGA
- a CDS encoding ABC transporter permease, translating to MRTAPGGPELPAPAGESVPSATPEASRAPERPGGPPAFRAPEPRAPAPRFEPLRDAVRAEWTKVWTLPGTRPLLGALVVLTVVLGAVAAATVSYHPGTDAAKVSLTGVQLGEAVAAVLGAAMIAGEHSTGMLSSTFAAMPRRGTVLAAKAAVLASMVLPAALLSVGGSLLAGRLLLPASARPALSATDGSVLRAGFGSALCLVLVALLALGTAAVVRDPGTSIGAVLALLYLFPITAALVADPHLQRHLQQIGPSSAGLAVQTTVPSVLHTQPIGPWAGLGVLACWAGAALLAGTAVLRARDA from the coding sequence ATGAGAACCGCACCCGGCGGGCCCGAACTCCCCGCGCCGGCAGGAGAATCCGTGCCGTCCGCGACACCCGAGGCATCCCGCGCGCCTGAACGCCCCGGCGGGCCGCCCGCCTTCCGCGCACCCGAACCCCGCGCCCCCGCGCCCCGCTTCGAACCCCTGCGGGACGCGGTGCGCGCCGAGTGGACGAAGGTGTGGACGCTCCCGGGCACCCGGCCGCTGCTCGGCGCGCTCGTCGTGCTGACCGTCGTGCTGGGCGCGGTGGCCGCGGCGACCGTGTCGTACCACCCCGGCACGGACGCGGCGAAGGTCAGTCTGACCGGGGTGCAACTCGGCGAGGCGGTGGCCGCGGTGCTCGGTGCGGCGATGATCGCGGGCGAGCACTCCACGGGGATGCTGAGCAGCACGTTCGCCGCGATGCCGCGCCGGGGCACCGTACTGGCCGCGAAGGCGGCGGTGCTCGCCTCGATGGTGCTGCCCGCGGCGCTGCTGTCGGTCGGCGGGTCGCTGCTGGCCGGGCGGCTGCTGCTGCCCGCGTCCGCTCGGCCCGCGCTGTCGGCGACCGACGGCTCGGTGCTGCGCGCGGGGTTCGGCTCGGCCCTGTGCCTGGTGCTGGTCGCGCTGCTCGCGCTCGGTACGGCCGCCGTCGTACGCGACCCGGGCACGTCGATCGGCGCCGTGCTCGCGCTGCTCTACCTCTTCCCGATCACGGCCGCGCTGGTGGCGGACCCGCACTTGCAGCGCCACCTCCAGCAGATCGGGCCGTCCAGCGCGGGGCTCGCGGTGCAGACCACGGTGCCGTCCGTGCTGCACACCCAGCCGATCGGGCCGTGGGCCGGACTCGGGGTGCTCGCGTGCTGGGCGGGCGCGGCGCTGCTCGCCGGGACGGCGGTGCTGCGCGCGCGGGACGCGTAG
- a CDS encoding response regulator transcription factor encodes MRVLVVEDFEVLATALATGLRREGMAVDVALDGTQALERLAVTRYDVVVLDRDLPGVHGDEICRGLAEGPAQSRVLMLTAAAAVSDRVDGLALGADDYLPKPFDFAELVARVRALGRRSTPALPPVLAGGGVLLDPNRRTAFRAGRRLDLSPKEFAVLECLLGARGAAVSAEELLDRVWDEAVDPFTTTVKTTVRRLRLKLGDPPVIATVREGGYRIEES; translated from the coding sequence ATGAGAGTGCTGGTGGTCGAGGACTTCGAGGTGCTGGCGACGGCGCTGGCGACCGGGCTGCGCCGCGAGGGCATGGCGGTGGACGTGGCCCTGGACGGCACGCAGGCGCTGGAACGGCTCGCCGTGACCCGTTACGACGTGGTCGTCCTGGACCGCGACCTGCCCGGGGTGCACGGGGACGAGATCTGCCGGGGGCTGGCGGAGGGGCCGGCGCAGAGCCGGGTGCTGATGCTCACTGCGGCGGCGGCCGTCAGCGACCGGGTGGACGGGCTCGCGCTGGGCGCCGACGACTACCTCCCCAAGCCGTTCGACTTCGCCGAACTGGTCGCCCGGGTACGGGCGTTGGGTCGTCGCTCGACGCCCGCGCTGCCGCCGGTGCTGGCCGGCGGCGGGGTGCTGCTCGACCCGAACCGCCGCACCGCCTTCCGCGCCGGGCGCCGGCTCGACCTGAGCCCCAAGGAGTTCGCCGTGCTGGAGTGCCTGCTCGGCGCCCGCGGCGCCGCCGTCTCCGCGGAGGAGCTGCTCGACCGGGTCTGGGACGAGGCGGTCGACCCCTTCACCACCACCGTGAAGACCACCGTCCGGCGGCTGCGGTTGAAGCTCGGCGACCCGCCGGTGATCGCGACCGTCCGCGAGGGCGGCTACCGGATCGAGGAGTCGTGA
- a CDS encoding ABC transporter permease — MNVFFSDSAHWHGEYGVPHRLEEHLGYTFEALAIAAAIALPIGLITGHTGRGGNALALIATAGRALPSYGLLVLMFFWLGIGLVPVMIPLIALAVPPILVTSYEAIRTVDPAPVDAARGMGMGPMAVLFQVEVPASLPLIISGLRSATIQVVSTAAIAATVSLGGLGRYIVDGLYQRNYSTVVGGATLIALLALAMVGLIWLIERLVVSPGVRRSN, encoded by the coding sequence ATGAACGTGTTCTTCAGCGACAGTGCGCACTGGCACGGCGAGTACGGCGTTCCGCACCGCCTCGAAGAGCATCTCGGCTACACCTTCGAGGCGTTGGCCATCGCCGCCGCCATCGCGCTGCCGATCGGCCTGATCACCGGCCACACCGGGCGCGGCGGCAACGCCCTCGCGCTGATCGCCACCGCGGGCCGCGCGCTGCCCAGTTACGGTCTGCTGGTGCTGATGTTCTTCTGGCTCGGCATCGGTCTGGTCCCGGTGATGATCCCGCTGATCGCCCTCGCGGTCCCGCCGATACTGGTCACCTCCTACGAGGCGATCCGCACGGTCGACCCGGCCCCGGTGGACGCGGCCCGCGGCATGGGCATGGGGCCGATGGCGGTCCTCTTCCAGGTCGAGGTGCCCGCCTCGCTCCCGCTCATCATCAGCGGCCTGCGCTCGGCGACGATCCAGGTCGTCTCCACCGCGGCGATCGCCGCGACGGTCAGCCTCGGCGGCCTCGGCCGGTACATCGTGGACGGCCTCTACCAGCGCAACTACTCGACGGTGGTGGGCGGTGCGACCCTGATCGCGCTGCTCGCGCTGGCCATGGTCGGGCTGATCTGGCTGATCGAGCGCCTGGTCGTCTCCCCGGGGGTGCGGCGCAGCAACTGA
- a CDS encoding ABC transporter permease subunit produces the protein MNGFLLTVRAEWTKLRTVRGWVLALVAALVVVVGIGYASADATRSGGCPGMKVCGPPKGPGGVAVVDDFTFVQRPLGTDGTLTARITSMTGRIAAPTPDGTGTPDLEAWAKAGLMVKSGTAPGSTYAAVMVTGGHGVRMQSDFTHDTAGPEVAAPSSAAPRWLRLTRAGSTLTGATSPDGTHWTTVGTATLPDLPATARVGLFVTSSAHMEVDRHALGSSATSAPTRATAAFDRVTLSGGGTGTGTGGSGGGTGTGTGGSGSGGSSTARAAHGWQTTEVGGDPLSTSLSAATHRTTANGETFSVSGSGDIAPAVGGQVFGARSIERGLGGTFAGLLVVVVVGSSFVTAEYRRGLIRTTLAAQPRRGQVLAAKAVVVGAAAFAVGLAASVLTLVLTLHRLRSHEVFILPASFGTETRVVVGTALLVALAAVLALGAGTILRRATGAVTAVVAGVVLPYILAMTALPDAAADWVLRVTPAAAFAIQQTTLRYHQVANVYAPSDGYYPLPPWAGLAVLCGWTAVVLAVAYALLRGRDT, from the coding sequence GTGAACGGCTTCCTGCTGACCGTCCGCGCCGAGTGGACGAAGCTGCGCACCGTACGGGGCTGGGTGCTCGCCCTCGTGGCCGCGCTCGTCGTGGTCGTGGGCATCGGCTACGCCTCGGCCGACGCGACCCGGTCCGGCGGCTGCCCGGGCATGAAGGTGTGCGGGCCGCCGAAGGGGCCGGGCGGGGTGGCCGTCGTCGACGACTTCACCTTCGTCCAGCGGCCGTTGGGCACCGACGGCACCCTGACCGCCCGGATCACCTCGATGACCGGGCGGATCGCGGCGCCCACCCCGGACGGGACCGGGACCCCCGACCTGGAGGCGTGGGCCAAGGCCGGCCTGATGGTCAAGTCGGGCACCGCGCCGGGCAGCACCTACGCGGCGGTCATGGTGACCGGCGGCCACGGGGTGCGCATGCAGAGCGACTTCACCCACGACACGGCGGGCCCCGAGGTCGCCGCGCCCTCCTCCGCTGCCCCCCGCTGGCTGCGCCTGACCCGCGCGGGCAGCACGCTGACCGGCGCGACCTCGCCCGACGGTACCCACTGGACGACGGTCGGCACCGCGACCCTGCCCGACCTGCCCGCGACCGCCCGAGTCGGCCTCTTCGTCACCTCCTCGGCGCACATGGAGGTGGACCGGCACGCGCTCGGCAGCAGCGCGACGAGCGCACCGACCCGCGCCACGGCCGCGTTCGACCGCGTCACGCTGAGCGGCGGCGGCACCGGCACGGGCACCGGTGGGAGCGGCGGCGGGACCGGCACCGGCACCGGTGGGAGCGGCTCCGGCGGCAGCTCCACCGCGCGGGCGGCGCACGGCTGGCAGACCACCGAGGTCGGCGGCGACCCGCTCTCCACCTCCCTGTCCGCCGCCACCCACCGCACCACCGCGAACGGCGAGACCTTCTCCGTCAGCGGCTCCGGCGACATCGCGCCCGCCGTGGGCGGCCAGGTCTTCGGGGCGCGGAGCATCGAACGCGGGCTGGGCGGCACGTTCGCGGGGCTGCTCGTCGTGGTGGTGGTCGGCTCGTCGTTCGTCACCGCCGAGTACCGGCGCGGCCTGATCCGCACCACCCTCGCGGCGCAGCCGCGCCGCGGCCAGGTGCTCGCCGCCAAGGCGGTGGTGGTCGGCGCGGCGGCCTTCGCGGTCGGGCTCGCCGCGTCCGTGCTGACGCTCGTGCTCACCCTCCACCGGCTGCGCTCCCACGAGGTCTTCATCCTCCCGGCGAGCTTCGGCACCGAGACACGGGTGGTGGTCGGCACCGCCCTGCTGGTCGCGCTGGCCGCGGTCCTCGCGCTGGGCGCCGGCACGATCCTGCGCCGCGCGACCGGCGCGGTCACCGCCGTCGTCGCCGGTGTGGTGCTCCCCTACATCCTCGCGATGACCGCCCTCCCGGACGCCGCCGCGGACTGGGTGCTGCGGGTGACGCCGGCGGCCGCGTTCGCCATCCAGCAGACGACACTCCGCTACCACCAGGTCGCCAACGTCTACGCGCCGTCCGACGGTTACTACCCGCTGCCGCCCTGGGCGGGGCTGGCCGTGCTGTGCGGCTGGACCGCGGTCGTGCTCGCCGTCGCGTACGCGCTGCTGCGCGGGAGGGACACATGA
- a CDS encoding ABC transporter ATP-binding protein, whose amino-acid sequence MIQIESITKRYPDGTTAVDNLSLEIPDSSITVLVGPSGCGKTTTLRMINRMVEPSSGRILLDGADIHQQPVNALRRSMGYVIQNAGLFQHRTILDNIATVPRMLGWDKSRARKRASELMERVGLDSSLARRYPYQLSGGQQQRVGVARALAADPPVLLMDEPFSAVDPIVRKVLQEELLRIQEELGKTIVFVTHDIDEAIRLGDMIAVLRTGGKLAQFAPPDELLSHPADAFVEDFLGTDRGVRRLSFFTSAGLELTTVPVVPVDSTAAQVSERTTADTPYLLVTDADGKPLGWAEPKDLAGGADGVPAADLISYGRPFEFGRESLRDALDCAVLSPTGWAVAVDDTGRVVGVTSQATIGAAIRSAHAEREGAGGVGGGRSGPAGRDSKAVRVAP is encoded by the coding sequence TTGATACAGATCGAGTCGATAACCAAGCGGTATCCCGATGGCACGACAGCGGTCGACAACCTGTCGTTGGAGATACCGGACAGCTCCATCACCGTGCTGGTAGGGCCCTCCGGCTGCGGCAAGACCACCACCTTGCGCATGATCAACCGCATGGTGGAGCCGAGTTCGGGCCGCATCCTGCTCGACGGCGCCGACATCCACCAGCAGCCGGTGAACGCGCTGCGCCGGTCGATGGGGTACGTCATCCAGAATGCGGGCCTTTTCCAGCACCGCACCATCCTGGACAACATCGCCACCGTCCCGCGCATGCTCGGCTGGGACAAGAGCCGGGCCCGCAAGCGCGCGTCCGAGCTGATGGAGCGGGTCGGCCTGGACTCCTCGCTCGCCAGGCGTTATCCGTACCAGCTCTCCGGTGGCCAGCAGCAGCGCGTCGGGGTGGCCCGGGCGCTCGCCGCGGACCCGCCGGTGCTGCTGATGGACGAGCCGTTCTCCGCGGTGGACCCGATCGTGCGCAAGGTGCTCCAGGAGGAACTCCTGCGCATCCAGGAGGAGTTGGGCAAGACCATCGTCTTCGTCACGCACGACATCGACGAGGCGATCCGGCTCGGCGACATGATCGCGGTGCTGCGTACCGGCGGCAAACTCGCCCAGTTCGCGCCGCCGGACGAGCTGCTCTCCCACCCGGCCGACGCCTTCGTCGAGGACTTCCTCGGCACCGACCGCGGGGTGCGGCGGCTGTCGTTCTTCACCTCCGCCGGCCTGGAACTCACCACCGTGCCGGTCGTCCCGGTCGACTCCACCGCCGCGCAGGTCTCCGAGCGGACCACCGCCGACACCCCGTACCTGCTGGTCACCGACGCAGACGGCAAGCCGCTGGGCTGGGCCGAGCCGAAGGATCTCGCGGGCGGCGCCGACGGCGTCCCGGCCGCCGATCTGATCAGCTACGGGCGGCCGTTCGAGTTCGGCCGCGAGTCGTTGCGGGACGCGCTGGACTGCGCGGTGCTCTCGCCCACCGGGTGGGCGGTCGCGGTCGACGACACCGGGCGGGTGGTCGGGGTGACCTCGCAGGCCACCATCGGCGCGGCGATCCGCTCCGCGCACGCGGAGCGTGAGGGCGCCGGCGGGGTGGGCGGTGGCAGGAGCGGCCCGGCCGGCCGTGACTCCAAAGCGGTGCGAGTCGCCCCATGA